The following coding sequences are from one Eublepharis macularius isolate TG4126 chromosome 19, MPM_Emac_v1.0, whole genome shotgun sequence window:
- the LOC129346505 gene encoding olfactory receptor 1361-like: MTSKNQTSISEFVLLGLSTQPQHQRLLFLLFFSLYLFALLGNLLIVLLTRLDNHLLRTPMYYFLHHLSLADLGFVSTTVPKILVNLMSPTKTITYRGCLTQMYFFLTFGNTDSFLLACMAYDRYVAICRPLHYTTVMSQKRCFVLVCGSWITSALHSLLYTLLTSRLSFCSSWEIPYFFCDVYPLLELACSSTSLIKTLAQTEGVADILGPFVLIIISYIYIFCAIMKVPSAAGKRKAFSTCGSHLTIVVLFYSTISCLYFQPASAYSAQKGTITSLLYAVVIPMLNPFIYTLRNHDIKTAIKNSITGHSHQQRI, encoded by the exons ATGACCAGTAAGAACCAAACAAGCATCTCTGAATTTGTTCTTTTGGGTCTCTCCACCCAACCTCAACACCAGAGACTCCTCTTCCTGCTTTTCTTCTCCTTATACCTGTTCGCTCTACTTGGAAACCTTCTGATTGTCCTACTGACCCGTTTGGACAACCACCTCCTTCGTACCCCCATGTACTACTTTCTCCATCACCTCTCATTGGCCGACTTAGGTTTCGTTTCCACCACCGTGCCCAAGATATTGGTGAATCTGATGTCTCCAACCAAGACCATCACTTATCGCGGGTGCTTGACCCAGATGTATTTCTTCTTAACCTTTGGCAACACCGACAGTTTCCTCCTGGCTTGCATGGCTTACGACCGCTACGTGGCCATCTGTCGCCCACTGCATTATACCACTGTGATGAGCCAGAAGCGCTGCTTCGTACTGGTATGTGGCTCGTGGATCACCTCCGCTCTTCACTCTTTGCTCTACACTCTTCTGACATCCCGTCTTTCTTTCTGCTCCTCTTGGGAGATCCCCTATTTTTTCTGCGACGTCTACCCTCTCCTGGAACTCGCCTGCTCCAGCACAAGTCTCATCAAGACCCTGGCACAGACAGAAGGTGTAGCAGACATTCTAGGGCCCTTTGTTCTCATTATCATCTCCTACATATACATCTTCTGTGCCATTATGAAAGTACCATCTGCTGCTGGTAAGCGCAAGGCCTTCTCAACCTGCGGCTCTCATCTAACAATAGTCGTTTTGTTCTATAGCACCATCAGCTGTCTCTATTTCCAGCCTGCCTCTGCTTACTCGGCCCAGAAAGGCACCATTACTTCTCTCTTGTACGCAGTGGTGATCCCCATGCTGAATCCATTCATTTATACCTTGAGGAACCATGATATAAAGACAGCTATT AAAAATTCAATCAccggacattcccaccaacaacgTATATAA
- the LOC129346008 gene encoding olfactory receptor 1468-like has product MWNGNQTEPFGFILLDLSPRPEHQHLLALLFLAMYLLILLGNLLIILLIRSDPHLLRTPMYFFLSHLSLADVGFASVTIPKMLQNLLFQVNTISYGGCLVQMYSYMAFGNTDSFLLASMAYDRYLAICYPLYYTTLMSHNRCLLLVTACWILASLHSLLYTLMMSRLSFCSSREIPQFFCEIYPLLGLSCSDTSLVETTALVEGFLDVLGPFFLIVISYVRIFYTILNVPSKRGKRKAFSTCGSHLSVVVLFYGTLCWVYLQPSSRNSDKNIVPSLMYTAVTPMLNPFIYTLRNNEMKAALKRLAGRIRTF; this is encoded by the coding sequence ATGTGGAACGGAAACCAAACAGAGCCCTTTGGGTTCATTCTTCTGGATCTCTCTCCACGCCCAGAGCATCAGCATCTGCTTGCCTTGCTCTTCCTTGCCATGTACCTGCTCATCCTTTTGGGGAACCTGTTGATTATCTTGCTGATTCGCTCAGATCCTCACCTCCTCCGGACCCCgatgtatttcttcctcagccACCTCTCTCTAGCTGACGTCGGTTTTGCCTCTGTGACCATCCCAAAGATGCTGCAGAACCTTCTGTTCCAGGTGAACACCATCTCTTACGGTGGGTGCTTGGTGCAAATGTATTCGTACATGGCTTTTGGCAACACAGACAGCTTTCTCTTGGCTTCTATGGCCTATGATCGTTACTTGGCTATCTGCTACCCTCTCTACTATACCACCCTGATGAGCCACAACCGATGCCTCTTACTGGTGACTGCTTGTTGGATCCTAGCATCCCTCCACTCATTGCTGTACACGTTGATGATGTCTCGTCTTTCCTTCTGCTCATCTCGGGAGATCCCCCAGTTCTTCTGCGAGATCTACCCTTTGCTTGGACTTTCATGCTCAGACACAAGTCTTGTCGAGACCACGGCTCTGGTGGAAGGCTTTTTGGATGTGCTGGGCCCATTCTTCCTCATCGTCATTTCCTACGTGCGCATTTTTTATACCATTCTAAATGTCCCATCCAAACGTGGGAAGCGCAAGGCCTTCTCCACGTGTGGTTCTCACCTGAGTGTAGTAGTCCTGTTCTACGGCACCCTTTGTTGGGTCTACTTGCAACCTTCTTCCAGGAACTCAGACAAGAACATTGTTCCTTCCCTCATGTACACAGCGGTGACGCCAATGCTGAACCCGTTCATTTACACCCTCAGGAACAATGAAATGAAGGCTGCCTTGAAGAGACTGGCTGGCAGGATTAGAACTTTTTAA
- the LOC129346506 gene encoding olfactory receptor 1F1-like: protein MEKEHGNQTNFAGFILLGLSTSPKFQGLLFPLFLSMYLVSLLGNLLIILVICSNNALFHTPMYFFLSHLSLADIGFSSNAVPKMLQILVSKTNTISYSGCLTQLYFFVVFCTTDNFLLASMAYDRYVAICRPLHYSTIMSYKRCLLLAAGSWFLSNAQGLLYVFSISSFSFCASREIPHFFCDVHPLIKLSCSDTSSVEMMLMFEGTATMLGPLMLIVISYIFIVFKVSKVPSASGKYKAFSTCSSHLTTVALFYGTLIGTYIRPSSTYSGTKLSVASIFYTVVTPMLNPFIYSLRNREMHGAMRRLLRKQKVRLEHLENGIRLQP from the exons ATGGAAAAGGAACATGGGAACCAAACCAACTTTGCTGGATTCATCCTCTTGGGTCTCTCCACCTCACCCAAGTTCCAGggtctcctcttccccctcttcctctctATGTACTTGGTTAGCCTGCTGGGGAACCTCTTGATCATCTTGGTGATCTGCTCCAACAATGCCCTCTTCCATacccccatgtacttcttcctcagCCATCTGTCACTGGCTGACATCGGATTCAGCTCCAACGCTGTGCCCAAGATGCTACAGATCTTGGTGTCCAAGACGAACACCATATCCTATAGCGGATGCTTGACCCAACTGTACTTCTTTGTCGTTTTTTGCACCACCGATAACTTCCTCCTGGCCTCCATGGCATACGACCGCTACGTGGCCATCTGCCGCCCCCTACATTATAGTACGATAATGAGCTACAAGCGTTGCCTGCTACTGGCGGCTGGATCTTGGTTCCTGTCCAACGCCCAGGGCCTGTTGTATGTATTTTCGATATCTAGTTTTTCCTTCTGCGCTTCCCGGGAGATCCCCCATTTCTTCTGTGATGTCCACCCTTTAATCAAACTCTCCTGTTCAGACACTTCCTCTGTCGAAATGATGCTTATGTTTGAAGGTACGGCAACCATGCTCGGACCCCTCATGCTTATTGTCATTTCCTACATCTTCATTGTATTTAAAGTATCAAAGGTCCCCTCAGCTTCCGGGAAGTACAAGGCCTTTTCTACCTGCAGTTCCCACCTCACCACAGTGGCCTTATTCTACGGCACTCTGATCGGAACCTATATCCGTCCATCGTCCACCTATTCGGGCACAAAACTGAGCGTGGCATCCATTTTCTACACCGTTGTCACACCTATGCTCAACCCCTTTATATATAGCCTGAGGAACAGGGAGATGCACGGGGCCATGAGGCG gctgttgAGGAAACAAAAGGTACGGTTAGAGCATCTGGAAAATGGTATCAGGCTACAGCCTTAG